CGATTCCCCGCTACCTGAACAAAATGCGCCTTTCTCCGCCAGTGCAATTTATCACTGATAACTTAGAGGAACAATTCAAGCATCTTCCTTTTGTCGGCGAATCTCTGTCTCCAGAATTGGCACGCATCAAAGAAGGGATGAAGCGTTTAGCAGTTCCCAAAGTTGGCGCGGTGTTTGAAGAGTTGGGCTTTACCTACATGGGGCCGGTGGACGGTCACAATCTGGAAGAACTGATTGCTACCTTTAAGGAAGCGCATCAGCATTCTGGCCCAGTGCTGCTTCACGTGGCAACAATGAAAGGCAAAGGATATGAAATTGCCGAAAAAGATCAGGTTGGCTATCATGCTCAAAGCCCTTTCAACCTCGCTACTGGTAAACCAATTCCCGCTAGTTCGCCCAAACCTCCTGCTTACTCAAAAGTGTTTGCCCACACTTTAGTTAAACTAGCAGAAAATAATCCCAAAATTGTCGGTATTACTGCGGCGATGGCAACGGGAACTGGTCTGGATAAATTGCAAGTTAAATTACCCAAGCAATACATTGATGTGGGTATTGCGGAACAGCACGCTGTTACTTTGGCAGCTGGTTTAGCTTGTGAGGGAATGCGTCCCTTAGTGGCAATTTATTCCACTTTTCTACAACGCGGCTATGACCAGATTATTCACGATGTTTGCATTCAAAATTTGCCCGTCTTTTTCTGTTTAGATCGGGCCGGTATTGTCGGTGCTGATGGCCCAACGCACCAAGGGATGTACGATATTTCTTATCTGCGCTGTATTCCGAATATGGTGCTGATGGCTCCGAAAGATGAGGCAGAATTACAGCAGATGGTAGTGACGGGGATTAATTACACTGATGGCCCGATCGCAATGCGCTATCCTCGCGGCAACGGTTACGGTGTACCCTTGATGGAGGAAGGTTGGGAAGGTTTGCCGATCGGGAAAGCAGAAATTCTCCGTTCTGGCGATGATGTACTGATCTTAGGTTATGGTTCGATGGTTTATCCCGCAATGCAAGCGGCGGAAATTCTCAGCGAACACGGTATCGAAGCAACTGTAATTAATGCGCGGTTTGCCAAACCGATCGATACTGAGTTAATTGCACCTTTGGCTAAACAAATCGGTCGCGTTGTTACCCTGGAAGAAGGCTGCATTATGGGCGGCTTTGGTTCGGCGGTGATGGAAAGTTTGATGGAAAATGATGTAGTTGTGCCAGTCAAACGTATTGGCGTACCGGACATTTTAGTCGATCATGCCGAGCCAAAAGAGTCTTTTGCCGAGCTTGGTTTGACACCTGCTCAAATTGGCGATCGCATTCGCAGCGCTTTCTTTAGCAAGCAACCTTCTGCGGTTAGTTAATTTGTCAGGTTTTAACCGCAGATAAACCTGGATGAACGCCGATAATTATGTGTGTTTGTTTGTGTTTGTCTGCGGTTATTTTTCCATTCCAAATCAACGAAACACTTACGTTTATGAATCCAGGTTTAATAGCTGTATTACTTTTGCTATTCTTCAGCCCATTTTTATTGATTAGCTATCAGACATTAATCAAATTGGGCTTGATCTGGAAGTTACTTTTACTACCAATAGCTTGGTTGGTTGGGCTGTTAATTGGGGTGATATCTGGAATTTTTCTTACTAAACTACTTGAGTGGTGGAGTAATTACAATCAGCCACCTTCAGAATCAGGGTCAATGGGTGGAATAGCATGGCTTGGTATATGGTTGATTGTAACATTGATCCTGAGTGTCTTTTCTACTGCCATCTCTACTTGTCTGACTGCAAAGTTCTTTTTAATAATTGGTTTTTGATGGTGTGCTATAATTAAAATATCAATAAGTTTGTCAAATGTCTATGAGTTATCGCAACATCATTACTATTGAGCCAGGTAAACGTGGCGGTAAGCCTTGTATCAGACGAATGCGGATTACAGTATACGATGTTTTGGGCTGGTTAGCAGCTGGTATGTCTGTGGCAGAAATTTTAGATGACTTCCCAGAATTGACAGAAGAAGATATTAAAGCTTGTCTGGAATTTGCAGCGGATAGAGAACGTCGTTTGATTGCTATAGTGGGCGAAACTTGAAACTACTATTTGACCAAAACTTAAGTCGGAAATTAGTAACTCGGTTAGCTGATATCTTCCAAAATGCTAGCCATGTTCAGTTTCATGCGCTGACAGATGCAGACGATAGCGAGATTTGGGAGTTTGCGAAAATTGAAGGATTTTGTATTGTTACTCAGGATGCTGACTTTGCAGAAAGGAGTCGTCTTTACGGTTCACCACCAAAAGTAATTTGGCTGCGGTGTGGTAATACACCGACAAGCAACGTAGAAGCAATACTTCGATCTGGGGCAGAGGCAATTCAAGAACTTATGAGTAGTGCGATTTTGGATTGTCTTGAGCTTTACTGATCGCCAATTTTCCAATCAAATAAATGGTTTAAAAACTCGCTTTTGACTAAATAGAGGCAAAGAAAACCCTAATTAACTTTCCTCTCAATATCCATCCCAGATAGCGGTTTACAATCTACAAAACTGACTGAATCTGGATCGAGAAAACCAGATATCGCCATTTCTAACACAGCCTCTACCGGATATTCAATTTCTATTGAGTACGCAATCAACGCCTGCTTAATTTTATTGGGAAGTTCTGTAGGGACACGGCACGATTAAGCTTATTCCTTTACCCAAAATATCTCGGATGCCGTGTCCCTACATACTTGTCTCTTAGGAGGACTTTCGCTATTAGCCCGGAGGTTAAAACCTCCGGGCGGGCTTGTCTGCTAAATAGATAAATTTTTACCACAGATGAACACAGATGAACACAGATGAACACAGATGTAAGCGTCGTCTTAAGGTGGGGAATACAGAGATTTTATCGAAGGATTTTACCCAACCGATGCTACCAAACAAAAGATATATCCAATTTTATTTATGTACCTGACAATAAATCTTAATCTACATCTGTGTTCATCTGTGTTTATCTGTCTTTCATCTGTGGTAAAAAAAGGTAAGTTGTTGCGCTTTAGCGCTAAAGCGCAACAACCTACCCATTACCTTTCAGATAGACTCCAAATGCGAGATAATAAACTAAGCGATTTAATTTAAACCATGACATCTACTACTTCCCCAGTTTATCCAGTTATTTGGCAAGATGACCGCGTTTTACTCATTGAGCAAAATCGTCTACCAACTGAATACACTTTTGTCGAAATTACCTGCTGCGATGATATGGCGCACGCGATCAAAACGATGATTGTACGCGGCGCACCAGCTATCGGCGTAGCAGCAGCTTACGGGATGTACTTGGGTGCAAGAGATATTCAAACGGAAAGCAGAGATGAGTTTTTGAATCAGTTGGAAAAAATTGGCGAAACTTTGGCGCAAACTCGTCCGACTGCTGTTAATTTGTTTTGGGCAATTCAGAGAATGTTGAATACTGCCCGTCAAACTTTGGGGCCAGTAGAATATCTGAAAAGCCTTTTATTAGAAACGGCGAAAACTATCAACGCAGACGATATCAAAACTTGCCAGACAATTGGCGATAAAGGTTTGGAAGTTTTACCAGCTAATCCCGAAAAGCTGACTATTTTAACTCACTGCAATGCGGGTGCTTTGGCAACTGCTGGCTACGGTACGGCTTTGGGGGTGGTGCGTTCCGCCTGGAAATCTGGACGTTTGGAACGGGTATATGCTGATGAAACTCGTCCCCGTTTGCAAGGGGCAAAACTAACAGCTTGGGAATGCGTACAAGAAGGTATTCCTGTTACTTTAATCACCGATAATATGGCGGCTCATTGTATGCAGCGTGGTTTGATTCATGCTGTGGTTGTGGGTGCTGATAGAATTGCCGCGAATGGCGATACTGCTAATAAGATTGGTACTTACAGTTTAGCACTTGTGGCGAAAGCGCACAAGGTTCCTTTCTTTGTTGCGGCTCCTCTTTCTACGATCGATTTTTCGATTAGTAATGGCAGTAAAATTCCGATTGAAGAACGAGATCCCACTGAAATTTACAAGGTGGGAAATACGATGTTAACCGCAGAGGGTGTAGAGTTTTACAACCCAGCCTTTGATGTGACGCCTGCTGAATTGATTACGGCCATTATAACAGAATATGGCGCAGTCGCTCCCGCTGAGTTACAACAGTTTCAGGTGAAACAAGTAGTTTAGTTGATAGTTCATAGTTGATAGTTCATCGATATAGCTATGAACTATCAACTATTTTTATTGCACAGCAGGATGCTGCTATACGCCGATTGTGGTAACAACTAAAAAGACTAATTATAGCTAGGGGCTAGGGGCTAGGGGCTAGGGGCTAGGGAAGAGGGAAGAGGGAAAAGGTTACTCCGTAAGGGATTTGGAAAATAAGTAAGAGTTGGAGTTGCCCTAACCGCCTTGGCGGTTGCTATATTACCCTGTAGTAGGTAAAAATTGAGAATCGATGAGAAGTCGATGAGAAGTCGAAGAAGTCAATGAAAAGTCAATGAAAAGTCGATCGTAACTCGAAGAAGTCAGTCGAGAACTCGAATAGTCACCGTCTTTAATAGAAGGTGACAGATCAACAGGTAGTTTTTTTTGGAGAATTTTTATGAGTTTATCAAGTGTGCTGAAAAAGATATCGAGCGGTGCAACTTCGATCGAAAAAACTACGATCGCCACTGCTGGAGTAGTAACGTTGATAATTTTGGGTACAAGTAATGCAGCACAAGCAGCCATACTCAGTAGATTTGACTACGACACAAGTTGGGTAAACTATAGAGGAGGAGAAGGGATAAAAGTAACCTTTGGCATTACTGATGAAGCTTTTAACATACCAGTCAACGACAGAGGCAATTATCGATTAAACTATCTAAAAGCTTTTACCAATCGTTCATCTAAGTTGTTTGATGATATTGAATTGACAAAGAATGATGTCGGTAAAATATTTACAGCTACTGCCGATACAAACCCGGACTTTAAAAACTTTGCTTCCCTCTTGACCGATGGGGAAAATAATAAACTAATCTTTGCTAAAGAATATATTGGTTCACCAGTGGCAATTTTTGTGGGAAAGGATGAAAAAGATTGGTGGTATCCTAGTCAAGGGTCAAAAGAGGATAATAAAATCGACTTCAATGGCTACATCATTGACCAAATTAGCCTACAACTTGACTCTTCAGACCTATTTAAAGTAACTTTCACAATAGAAGGTCATCCCCAGGTTTCTGCTAGTACATCTCAATCAGTTCCAGAACCCAGTTCTGCGATCGGTCTATTACTTTTTGGTGCTGGCGGTGCGGTTGCTGGATTCAAACGTAAACAGCAAATATCTCACGCATAAATAGCAAGAAACAGGGTTTCTTGGAGAAACCGGGTTTCTGCGTTGGCACCTTAGCCAAATAGTATTGTTGTATGCTGTTTTTTCAAAGTCGATGAGATCTCGAATAAGTCAGTCGAGATCTCAAATAGTCACTTGCTTTAATAGGAAGTATCTCAGGGTAGAAAAGTTTTACTTTCCCCTTTCTTACTAAGAGGTTGATTATGAGTATCGAACTTCGCGTTAAGTGGTTGCTATATATCCTAAATAAGAATGGCAATCGAGGCTACAGCTACATTATAGAGCTTCTTGTTTTCATGTTCATTATTGGCATTTTGGCTGCTATTGCTTTGCCTAGTTTTGTGAATGAAGCCGGTAAAGGCAAACAATCGGAACCAAAACAATATGTTAGCTCAGTCAACAAAGCACAGCAAGCCTGGTATACAGAGAAAAATGGGTTTGTCACTGGCACTGCGGAAGCTGCATTCGCTAGTTTAGGCGTTGGCATCAGGACGCAAACCACTAACTACACATATTCAATTTCAGGTAATACTAGAAACCTAGTTCATGTATTAGCTATACCTAGATCATCTGCTATTAAAGGATACGCGGGAACTGTAGGTTTGGTGGGTTCTGGAGTTGACAAGACTTCCCAGTCAGTAGTTTGTGAAACTACTATAGCTGGAAAGACACCGACTGGTGGTACGGTGAATGGTAATGATGTTGTATGTGGTAGTAATATGCAGCAGATCAAGTAAGAGGATGTATTATGTGGAATTTTGATTGCATTTGTTAACAACAGGCAGTAAATTAACCAGAATTTACCATTTACCTATTTATTTTACCCACCAAAGGCTACCAATGAATATCGAATTTCGCGTTAAGTGGCTGTTATATATTCTGAATAAGAATAAGAATCGAGGGTTTAATATTGTGACGCTGATTGTTGTGATCTTCATTCTGGGAATTTTGGCTGCTATTGCTTTGGAGAGCCCGCATCTTGGTCAAGCCCAGAAAGGCAAACAAGCTGAAGCGAAACAATATGTTAGCACAGTCAACAAAGGTCAGCAAGCATATTACACAGAGTTTGGGAAATTTGTAACAACCAGCGACGAGAATGCCTGGAATAGTTTAGGGTTTGGTATTAAAACTCAAACTACTAACTACAAATACTCAATTTCACCTATTGGCGACGGCAGAAACGGAGTTAACGTTTTTGCACACAATACCCCAACAAATAAAGGCCGTAAAAACTACACAGGAGTTGTTGGTTTGGTAAGCATAAATACTGGTGATAAAACCATGCAGTCAATAGTATGTGAAACTAAAATTGCTGGAGATGTACCCATGCCGGGTGAAGTAACTGCAACAGAAGTAAAATGTGGCAGTAATTCTGATCCTGTCAAGTAAGATAATTATGCTCTCTGGAAACAACATTGTAGGGGCGGGTTTTGCCATAATTCTTGTCAGTTAGCCAAAAATTATCTGCCAAACCCGCCCCTACGAAACGCTATGAAGAAAATCGTTTTATTGCACCTCACAGCGGCTGCAAGCCGCTGTAAATGGCATAGCTAAGAATTAGCCAGATGTTCCAATTCTGAAACAACTCGATCCAATTCGTCAATTAGAGGCGATGACCAAGCTTGGCGAAAAGCATTTACTAAAGCGCGATAATACCAAAGACTTCCTTCTCTACCTCCCTTAAATCTTTCCCAAACTGACTCTCCCAACACCCGATAATCTTTCAAGATCGATCGCGCATTATACAGTTTATCCGATGCCGAGACTAATAGCACCGACAAGGAAGCCGTCGGGATGTGGGCAATATAAGCTTCTTTGCGCTGTCGCCAGGGGGGTTTGGGGGTGGTGTCGGAGTCTGTGCAACCATCCACAATTGCTGTGACGGTATCCCCGAAGCGGCGGCGAATTTCTGACCGCGTGGCTGCACCGCCTTGATCTTCTATGGCATCATGGAGTAAGGCTGCGATCGCTTCATCTTCATTCGCCCCATATTCTAAGGCTATACTGGTGACACCCAACAAATGTGCAATGTAAGGAACGCCGCTTCCCTTACGGACTTGGTTAGCGTGCAGTTGAGTGGCAAAAACGAGTGCTTCTGTAAAACGTTCGGGAAGAATCATTGAAATTTATGTTTGGTTTTTGGTTGATATTAGCTTATTAATGGCAGAATCGTTCAACCCAACCTACTATGAGTAAAAATTTTGGTGGAACTGTGCATAAAGTAGGATGTAGAAGTTTGTGTGCCAGGTATAACATTTTCAAGTGCGATCGCATAGAGGTAGGAAATCGCTATGTCAGGCCCAACTTTTGATGGCTTTTATGATTTAACTTCCAACTCTGACAATTTTCAGATGACTTCGGGATTACTAGCTGGGTTGCCAGGTGGACTGCGCGGACTTGATGGCAATGATCTTGTCAGCGGTTCATCTGCACCGGAAATGGTCAACGGCAATCAAGGAAAAGATTCCTTATTTGGTGGCGAAGGAACAGATGCGCTGTTTGGAGGTAAAGGCGACGACTATCTCTACGGCAACCAAGGGAAAGATTACTTGTTTGGTGACAATGATTCGGATATTCTTTTCGGTGGTAGCGATAGCGATTATCTGTTTGGCAACCAGGGTAATGACCAACTTTTTGGCGACAAAGGTAACGATGTTTTGCTTGGCGGGAAAGGAGAGGATATTCTCAGCGGTCTTGATGATAACGATATTCTGGTAGGCGACTTTGGCAAAGATACTTTAATTGGTGGTGGAGGCGAAGATATTTTTGTACTGCGAACCGATACTGCTGTAACTGATGCTGCTTTGGCAGATATTATTCGTGATTTTAATAATGGTTTCGATCGCATTGGATTAACTGGCGGTTTAACGGCGGGTGACCTTTCTCTGGAACCAGGATCTCTCACTGTTGGTAGTTCGGATACGCTGATTAGAGTTAAATCTTCTGGGGCAATTTTAGGTTGGGTAGAGGGAATTTTACCGAATCAAATAGTCAGCGATCGCTTTGTGTCTGCCGATGCTTTATTAGTCGCCGAAAGCAACAATATTAACAACCTCTTGTCTGCTATTCCTTTTAACAGCAGCATTGTCCGAAACGAACCAATTTCATCCACGCCTATCAGTGTCAGCGTTAACGCATTACCAGCACCTTTCCAAACCCAAAGTGCTACAAAATTTCCTCAAGTTGTGCCTATCCCAGAAAATCCCGCGCTGCAAGTACCGCCGGGTTTTGAAGTAAATGTATTTGCCGCTGGTTTGGAAAGTCCGCGCTTTTTAACTGTCAGTCCTACAGGCGATATATTAGTAGCTGAAACATCGCAAAATCGCATTCGCTTGCTGCGCGATACGAATGGCGATCGCGTCGCCGATGTTCGCACAACTTTTGCCAGTGCAGAAAATGGACTAAATCTGCCATTTGGGATGGTTTTTGTCGGTAATTACTTATATGTTGGCAATACTAATGCCGTAGTGCGTTTTCCCTACTCTAACGGCCAATTGCAAATCGTAGGTACAGGCGAGAAAATTGCTGACTTACCTACTGGCGGACACTCAACCCGCAATCTCGCACTTTCGCCGGATGGACAGAAATTGTATGTTGCGATCGGATCTGCTTCTAATGTAAATGCAGACCCCTTACCACGCGCCTCGGTACAGGTGATGAATCTTGATGGTTCTAATCAACAAACCTTCGCTTTCGGTTTGCGAAACCCAGTTGGACTCGACTTTAATCCGACAACTGGGAAACTCTACACGGTGGTTAACGAACGCGATGGTTTAGGCGACGATTTAGTGCCAGATTATTTAACTGGTTTGAATGCTGGTGAATTCTACGGTTGGCCTTATACTTATTTAGCACCTAATTTACTCGATCCGCGCCGCACAGTTAACGGACAAAGCGAAAATCCCGATTTAGCAGCAAGTACCCGCACTCCCGACCTTTTGTTACAGGCGCATTCTGCACCTTTGGGATTGGAATTTTATAACGGTCAAACTTTCCCCCAAGAATATCGTAACGGTGCGTTTGTGGCGTTTCACGGTTCCTGGAATCGCGATCGGGCCACTGGTTACAAGGTTGTGTTTGCGCCTTTCGGTGCAGATGGTCGTCCTCTAGGTTCTTACCAAGATTTTCTCAGTGGTTTTCTGAGTAATCCTTCTGTACCGACAGCTTGGGGACGACCTACGGGTTTACAAACTTTGCCTGATGGTAGTCTTCTAGTGACTGATGATGCAAATAACCGAATTTATCGAGTGCAATATGTACCGTTAGGTTAAAGAAGTGGTTAAATATTGATTCGCATCCCTCAGAATTTGCTTACTGGGGTCGAAGGTGATCAGTGCGATCGCACTTTCGCGATCGGCCCAAGTATAGTTTTGAATCTCCTCTTCCTGGTAGGTAACCGTTGCTGACTGCACCAATGCTAGAAAGTAAGTTACTGTTTTATCAAACGTTTCTCCATTTCGCGTAAAAGTGTAATGTTCCGCAAACGAAACTCCCTCTAGCAAAGTGTAATCAGAAATTCCCGTTTCCTCCACGAATTCGCGACAAGCAGCTTGCACAGGTGACTCACCTTCAACAGCGTGTCCCTTGGGAAATCCCCAGTGTCCCGCCTGGTGTTGAATCAGCAAAAACGAATAGGTATCGCCTTGGCGCAAAATCGGGATAATGCCAAAAGACTCATCTTTAGGAATGTTAGAATCAATCATTTGAGTTATAACTACTGTTAACTATAAATTTTTCAATTGGTTTACCCAACTCAGGTACAATCAGTTCGTAACTTTCTGGATCGTATCCGAAAGCCTCTAGTTGCGATTTCAGCAAATCAAGCGCATCGTAATAGGTGAAAATTGCTCCTCGATAAAAAGCAACATCTGCTTCTGTCTCCGACTTTTCAGCTTTGCGTAAATATTGAGTGTATTTTTCTTGAAGTAAGGTAATGTAGTCTTTGACAAAGTTATGAAGTTCTCGATTCACTATCCTCTCTCCTGAAGTATTCCTTCCAGAATCATTTTTTGTTTTTGCTGACGCGCAATATCGCTCAACCATTTATCTTCAACGAGTGCGCGTTGTTGTCTGGGGTCGAGGCTGCTAAAATTAGGAATGTGTAACTCAGGATTTTGAATCCAGCTTTTATGTTCAGCAATGCGTCTTTCCAGAGAACGAATGGATATTTGTATTTCCGTGTCCGGTTTATTGACATATTGATTGTAAAATCCAGAATGCTTTCCTCCCGCTTTGGCTATCTCAAAAGGATTTGACACTTTTACATTATCCTGATTTATCAAAAATGTAACTGTTTTAGGGGCTAGGGGGCTAGGGGAAGCCGGAAGCGGGGGAGTGAATCCCCAGTCCCTAGTCCCCAGTCCCTAGTCCCCAGTCCCTAGTCCCTAGTCCCTAGTCCCCAGTCCCCAGTTACTAGGGAAGAGGAGAAGATTTATTTCAAGAAATAAAATCTAAAATCTAAAATCTAAAAGGCCCTCTGCTCCAGCGATATTGCTTTTGATCTGTCATTGCCGATCGAAACAAGCTAAAATTGTAATAAATCTTTAAACAGATCCGATTTCCAACTCCCTGAGACTTCCATGACTCTTCCCATTCGCAACGTTGCCATCATTGCCCACGTAGATCACGGCAAAACCACTCTTGTTGACGCCCTGCTCAAACAATCCGGCATCTTCCGCGAAGGGGAAGAAGTTCCTGATTGTGTCATGGACTCCAACGCGATCGAGCGGGAGCGGGGCATTACCATTTTATCGAAGAACACAGCCGTTAAATACAAAGAGACGCTGATCAATATAGTTGATACCCCCGGACACGCCGACTTTGGCGGCGAAGTCGAACGGGTATTGGGTATGGTGGATGGCTGTCTTCTAATTGTCGATGCCAACGAAGGCCCGATGCCCCAAACCCGGTTCGTGCTGAAAAAAGCCCTGGAAAAGGGATTGCGCCCCATCGTCGTAGTCAATAAAATCGATCGGCCCCAGGCAGAACCCTACAAAGCCATTGATAAAGTATTGGATCTGTTCATAGAATTGGGTGCAGATGATGCCCAGTGCGACTTTCCCCATCTATTTGCCTCCGGTTTGGCAGGCTACGCCAAAAATGAACTGGATGGCGAAAGCTCAGACATGAAGCCTCTGTTTGATGCTATTCTGCGTCACGTACCGCCACCAGTCGGCGACCCCAACAAACCATTGCAATTGCAAGTTACAACCCTAGATTATTCCGACTACTTGGGTCGGATTGTGATTGGTCGCATCCATAACGGTACGATCAGAGCAGGTCAACAAGCCGCTTTGGTGACGGAAACCGGCGCAATTGTGAAAGGCAAAATCACCAAATTGATGGGATTTGAAGGTTTGAAGCGGATTGAAATGGCAGAAGCGACCGCTGGATACATCGTTGCAGTAGCAGGATTTGCCGATGCTAATATCGGGGAAACGATTACTTGTCCCGACGATCCGCAAGCGCTACCACTAATTAAAGTGGATGAGCCTACCTTGCAGATGACCTTCTCCGTGAACGATTCGCCGTTTGCGGGACAGGAAGGAACTTTGGTGACATCGCGGCAAGTGCGCGATCGCTTGATGCGAGAATTAGAAACAAACGTCGCCCTCCGCGTCGAAGAAACCGATTCCCCCGACAAATTCCTCGTTTCCGGTCGTGGTGAATTGCACCTGGGTATCCTGATTGAAAATATGCGTCGCGAAGGTCACGAATTCCAGGTTTCTCAGCCCCAAGTTATCTACCGCGAAGTCAACGGTAAACCTTACGAACCTTTTGAGTATCTAGTGCTGGACGTTCCAGAAGAAAGCGTTGGTAGCTGCATCGAACGCTTAGGACAGCGCAAAGGCGAAATGCAAGATATGCAGGTTGGTGGTAATAAGCGCACCCAACTAGATTTTGTGATTCCCGCCCGTGGTCTAATTGGTTTCCGAGGTGAAGTCATGCGGATAACTCGCGGCGAAGGGATCATGAATCACAGTTTCCTAGAATACCGACCCCTCTGCGGAGATATTTCAGCCCGTCGCAACGGGGTGCTGATTTCCTTTGAAGAAGGAGTCTCCACCTACTACGCACTGCAAAATGCTGAAGACAGAGGTGTATTCTTTATTACCCCCGGCACGAAGGTCTACAGGGGCATGATTGTGGGAGAAAACACCCGACCTCAAGACCTGGAACTCAACATCTGTAAGACGAAGCAGCTAACTAACCACCGCGCATCTGGCGGTGAAGAATTGGTGCAGTTGCAATCGCCCGTGGATATGAGTTTGGAGCGTGCTTTAGAATACATTGGCCCCGATGAATTGGTGGAAGTGACGCCGAAATCAATTCGTCTGCGGAAGATGTCGAAGAAGTTGGTGAAGCGCTAGAGAGTAGTTAAAAGGTAACTAAAAAGCAAAGGTGGGCATTGCCCACCTTTGCTTTTTAGGTAACATCAAATTTTAATCGCCGTTTCTACTTATGCTCCTAGAATAGAGAATGCTTCTTGAACAAATTGTTTATATTTTGTTGAATTTTCACTCAGTATTTCTGTTAAGTTAAAGTAGCTAGAGATTGTTGAATCGTTCTGAATACGAGTATGTACCTGAGTAGTAAGACAACTTGCCAGGAGGATGGTTTGGACGTAAGGATTCCTGCGTAAAGCTTCCTCAAAAGATTTTTTTGCCGCACCATAACGTTCAAGTGCCCCAGCAGGATCTGCACCTCCTTTAACCTCAATTACACCTGTTGTTGCACCCTGATTACCGATCAGTGAAATATCTGGCTCGCTAGAAAAAAGTATTGAGGTATGATTAACTAACATGATACCCCGATAACGCTCAATATTTCCTAGCTGTTCCTCAAGTTTCTCTGAGTCGTATAACTCAACCCCCGTACCTACACGGGGTATCAAAGCGGCAAGAAGATTGCGTTCTTTAGCCTCTTTAACAAGAAGACGCTGAACAACTTTTTCTGCTTCCTCCCCAATAGCATTACGCCATGAACCGTCAATCTGCGCCCCTGTTGATGCTAGTAATATTCCGTACAATTCGTCTTCTGTAATACTTTCTATAGAGCTATCAATGATGAGCGAGATGTGTTCGTTAAAAAGTCGGCTAAGTTTGAGGGCTTGGTCTTCCGTTAGAGAATAACGATTGTCTTCATCAATCTCAACTTTCTTGACATCTACACTTACTAAATACTTAACTGCTTTTTGAGAAAGCGCTGCAATATTTCGATAATAAGCGATTAGTATAGGGTGTTCTCGAATTAATCTAGGGTGACAAAACACTTGAATAAGTTCCAAGTTGTCATGTTCGCAGATGTAGGTATAAGCATCCTCTCTAATACCCCAGTTTGTCCAACCATCCCAACTGTATAGATGCTTGACGGGTAATAGTGCATCAATCTTACCACGGAAAGATAGAGTCTTGTATTCTTTGAGTTTGCGATAAAAGAAGGTTGAACGCAGTCGATAGTTTATCCGATT
This genomic stretch from Argonema galeatum A003/A1 harbors:
- a CDS encoding HD domain-containing protein, with the translated sequence MILPERFTEALVFATQLHANQVRKGSGVPYIAHLLGVTSIALEYGANEDEAIAALLHDAIEDQGGAATRSEIRRRFGDTVTAIVDGCTDSDTTPKPPWRQRKEAYIAHIPTASLSVLLVSASDKLYNARSILKDYRVLGESVWERFKGGREGSLWYYRALVNAFRQAWSSPLIDELDRVVSELEHLANS
- a CDS encoding XcyI family restriction endonuclease, translated to MALDEASLLAEANRINYRLRSTFFYRKLKEYKTLSFRGKIDALLPVKHLYSWDGWTNWGIREDAYTYICEHDNLELIQVFCHPRLIREHPILIAYYRNIAALSQKAVKYLVSVDVKKVEIDEDNRYSLTEDQALKLSRLFNEHISLIIDSSIESITEDELYGILLASTGAQIDGSWRNAIGEEAEKVVQRLLVKEAKERNLLAALIPRVGTGVELYDSEKLEEQLGNIERYRGIMLVNHTSILFSSEPDISLIGNQGATTGVIEVKGGADPAGALERYGAAKKSFEEALRRNPYVQTILLASCLTTQVHTRIQNDSTISSYFNLTEILSENSTKYKQFVQEAFSILGA
- a CDS encoding bis(5'-nucleosyl)-tetraphosphatase, with translation MIDSNIPKDESFGIIPILRQGDTYSFLLIQHQAGHWGFPKGHAVEGESPVQAACREFVEETGISDYTLLEGVSFAEHYTFTRNGETFDKTVTYFLALVQSATVTYQEEEIQNYTWADRESAIALITFDPSKQILRDANQYLTTSLT
- a CDS encoding PQQ-dependent sugar dehydrogenase; the protein is MSGPTFDGFYDLTSNSDNFQMTSGLLAGLPGGLRGLDGNDLVSGSSAPEMVNGNQGKDSLFGGEGTDALFGGKGDDYLYGNQGKDYLFGDNDSDILFGGSDSDYLFGNQGNDQLFGDKGNDVLLGGKGEDILSGLDDNDILVGDFGKDTLIGGGGEDIFVLRTDTAVTDAALADIIRDFNNGFDRIGLTGGLTAGDLSLEPGSLTVGSSDTLIRVKSSGAILGWVEGILPNQIVSDRFVSADALLVAESNNINNLLSAIPFNSSIVRNEPISSTPISVSVNALPAPFQTQSATKFPQVVPIPENPALQVPPGFEVNVFAAGLESPRFLTVSPTGDILVAETSQNRIRLLRDTNGDRVADVRTTFASAENGLNLPFGMVFVGNYLYVGNTNAVVRFPYSNGQLQIVGTGEKIADLPTGGHSTRNLALSPDGQKLYVAIGSASNVNADPLPRASVQVMNLDGSNQQTFAFGLRNPVGLDFNPTTGKLYTVVNERDGLGDDLVPDYLTGLNAGEFYGWPYTYLAPNLLDPRRTVNGQSENPDLAASTRTPDLLLQAHSAPLGLEFYNGQTFPQEYRNGAFVAFHGSWNRDRATGYKVVFAPFGADGRPLGSYQDFLSGFLSNPSVPTAWGRPTGLQTLPDGSLLVTDDANNRIYRVQYVPLG
- the typA gene encoding translational GTPase TypA, which codes for MTLPIRNVAIIAHVDHGKTTLVDALLKQSGIFREGEEVPDCVMDSNAIERERGITILSKNTAVKYKETLINIVDTPGHADFGGEVERVLGMVDGCLLIVDANEGPMPQTRFVLKKALEKGLRPIVVVNKIDRPQAEPYKAIDKVLDLFIELGADDAQCDFPHLFASGLAGYAKNELDGESSDMKPLFDAILRHVPPPVGDPNKPLQLQVTTLDYSDYLGRIVIGRIHNGTIRAGQQAALVTETGAIVKGKITKLMGFEGLKRIEMAEATAGYIVAVAGFADANIGETITCPDDPQALPLIKVDEPTLQMTFSVNDSPFAGQEGTLVTSRQVRDRLMRELETNVALRVEETDSPDKFLVSGRGELHLGILIENMRREGHEFQVSQPQVIYREVNGKPYEPFEYLVLDVPEESVGSCIERLGQRKGEMQDMQVGGNKRTQLDFVIPARGLIGFRGEVMRITRGEGIMNHSFLEYRPLCGDISARRNGVLISFEEGVSTYYALQNAEDRGVFFITPGTKVYRGMIVGENTRPQDLELNICKTKQLTNHRASGGEELVQLQSPVDMSLERALEYIGPDELVEVTPKSIRLRKMSKKLVKR